From Bacillus rossius redtenbacheri isolate Brsri chromosome 16, Brsri_v3, whole genome shotgun sequence, a single genomic window includes:
- the LOC134539858 gene encoding peroxisomal membrane protein 2 has product MLPQPLLEALAFYLQQLETNPLKTKCITCCFLATTGNMLSQYLSGKRSIDKDSLIAYGLFGFLFGGPIPHWFFLLLENVVPRGSSNVHLKRILMERLLFMPAFQALGLYMLTIFEGKSHKEAQRNVKRMFVSVVKANWLYLTVPQLLNIIYVPPMLKSVANSLIAFCWIVYLAKKRSQAQEQARSKQS; this is encoded by the exons ATGCTGCCCCAGCCTTTGCTGGAGGCCTTAGCCTTCTACCTGCAGCAACTGGAGACCAACCCGCTGAAAACGAAATGCATTACCTG CTGTTTCCTTGCCACGACGGGCAACATGTTGTCTCAGTACCTGTCGGGCAAGAGATCCATCGATAAGGACAGCCTTATCGCCTACGGCCTCTTCGG ATTCTTGTTCGGAGGGCCGATACCTCACTGGTTCTTCCTTCTCCTGGAGAATGTCGTGCCACGGGGCTCGTCGAACGTCCATTTGAAGCGGATCTTGATGGAGCGTTTGTTGTTCATGCCGGCGTTCCAGGCACTGGGGCTGTACATGCTGACAATATTCGAG GGCAAGTCCCACAAAGAAGCACAGAGGAACGTGAAGCGAATGTTCGTGTCCGTCGTGAAAGCTAACTGGCTGTATCTCACGGTGCCTCAGCTGTTGAACATCATATATGTTCCTCCCATG ttgaaGTCTGTGGCAAACAGTTTGATCGCGTTCTGCTGGATTGTCTACCTGGCCAAGAAGCGAAGTCAGGCACAGGAACAAGCACGCAGCAAACAGTCGTAA